TGCCGTTGCCGTTGCCGTGCCCGTTGTGGTGCACGAACTGGGGCCGGGCGGGCGGGAGCAGGTCCCGCTCCGAGGTCTGGCGCACCAGGTCCTTCACCCAGTCGGAGAGATGCTCGCCGTAGTGCAGCAGGAACACGCCGCGGGCGCGGCGCTGGGCGATGAACGCGACGAACGGGGTGTCGGCCTTGGCGGAGTTGCAGGGCTGGCAGGCGATGACCAGGTTGTCGGGCCGGTCATAGGCCGTCTGTCCCTTGCGGGGATAGACATGGTCCAGGGTGGTACGGTCCTCGGGGA
The Gemmatimonadota bacterium DNA segment above includes these coding regions:
- a CDS encoding HNH endonuclease, giving the protein MDAHRRWLIDQYGSVCAYCGVEIPEDRTTLDHVYPRKGQTAYDRPDNLVIACQPCNSAKADTPFVAFIAQRRARGVFLLHYGEHLSDWVKDLVRQTSERDLLPPARPQFVHHNGHGNGNGKH